Proteins co-encoded in one uncultured Draconibacterium sp. genomic window:
- a CDS encoding aminotransferase class I/II-fold pyridoxal phosphate-dependent enzyme, whose protein sequence is MTTQKLNFETLQLHAGQQPDVTTNSRAVPIYQTSSYVFNDADHAANLFALKEFGNIYTRIMNPTSDVFEQRVAALEGGVAALSVASGHAAQFIALNNILDIGDNIVSSPYLYGGTYNQFKVTFKRLGIEARLTDDLEAASFEKLIDENTKAIYLETIGNPGFVIPDFDAIAAVAKKHDIPFIVDNTFAGGGYLFRPIEHGADIVVESATKWIGGHGTSIGGVIVDAGTYNWGMANSLVSLSHRKVTTD, encoded by the coding sequence ATGACAACTCAAAAATTAAATTTCGAAACACTGCAATTACATGCAGGACAACAACCCGATGTAACTACAAACTCGCGTGCTGTACCAATTTACCAAACATCATCGTATGTGTTTAACGATGCCGATCATGCGGCTAATTTGTTTGCCTTAAAAGAGTTTGGCAACATTTACACCCGAATTATGAACCCAACTTCGGATGTGTTCGAGCAGCGTGTTGCAGCACTTGAAGGGGGAGTGGCCGCTCTTTCTGTGGCTTCTGGGCATGCCGCGCAGTTTATTGCGTTGAATAATATTCTGGATATTGGCGATAATATTGTTTCGTCGCCTTATTTATACGGCGGAACTTACAACCAGTTTAAAGTTACTTTTAAACGACTGGGAATTGAAGCCCGCTTAACAGACGATTTGGAAGCTGCATCGTTCGAGAAACTTATTGATGAAAACACAAAAGCTATTTACCTTGAAACGATTGGAAATCCGGGATTTGTAATTCCTGATTTTGACGCGATTGCGGCTGTTGCTAAGAAGCACGATATTCCTTTTATTGTTGACAACACTTTTGCCGGCGGTGGTTACTTATTCCGTCCGATTGAGCACGGAGCCGACATCGTAGTGGAATCGGCAACCAAGTGGATTGGCGGTCACGGAACCAGCATTGGTGGGGTAATTGTTGACGCCGGAACCTACAACTGGGGCATGGCAAATTCCCTGGTTTCACTGAGCCATCGGAAGGTTACCACGGATTGA
- a CDS encoding PLP-dependent transferase, with product MKYWDVFNFDGPFGNIAFIVKARVEGLRDFGSAISPFNSFLLLQGLETLSLRMDRHVENTLAVAKWLEAHPKVESVNYPGLESSPSYANAQKYLPKGAGGVLSFNVKGDKDTANNVVNNLELVSHLANVGDAKTLIIQPAATTHQQLSEEAQAAAGVTPTQLRVSVGLEHIDDIIADFEQALAKV from the coding sequence TTGAAATATTGGGATGTGTTCAATTTCGACGGACCATTCGGAAACATTGCATTTATTGTAAAAGCACGTGTTGAAGGATTGCGCGATTTTGGATCGGCAATCAGTCCGTTTAATTCGTTCCTGCTTCTTCAAGGGCTGGAAACATTGTCGCTAAGAATGGATAGACATGTGGAAAATACGCTGGCTGTGGCCAAGTGGCTTGAAGCACATCCGAAAGTGGAGAGTGTAAACTACCCGGGACTGGAAAGCAGCCCGTCGTATGCCAACGCACAGAAATATTTGCCTAAAGGTGCCGGAGGTGTGCTGTCGTTTAATGTGAAAGGAGATAAAGATACGGCGAACAATGTGGTAAATAACTTGGAGCTTGTAAGTCACCTGGCTAACGTTGGCGATGCTAAAACACTGATCATTCAACCGGCAGCAACAACGCACCAGCAATTGTCGGAAGAAGCGCAGGCAGCAGCAGGTGTAACACCTACACAATTGCGCGTAAGTGTTGGTCTGGAACATATCGACGATATTATTGCCGACTTTGAACAGGCACTTGCTAAAGTTTAA
- the metA gene encoding homoserine O-succinyltransferase yields MPLNINDKLPAIEILREENIFVIDSSRASHQDIRPLKIVILNLMPLKISTETDLLRLLSNSPLQIEIDFLKIKGHTPKNTSSEHMSEFYDTFDELKNKKYDGMIITGAPVEQLEFEDVTYWDEMKEILDWAEHNVTSSLFICWAAQAALFHYYKVPKYPLNKKMFGVFEHHLTDNTLPIFRGFDDVFFIPHSRHTEIRKEDIGKVDELKVISYSDEAGVSIVKAKNGRQLFVTGHSEYSRNTLGGEYKRDKAKNLPIEIPKNYYPDNDPSKIPVMRWKSTANLLFSNWLNYYVYQETPYDLEQIS; encoded by the coding sequence ATGCCACTAAATATAAACGACAAATTACCGGCAATTGAGATCCTTCGCGAGGAGAATATTTTTGTAATAGATTCATCGCGGGCTTCGCACCAGGATATACGACCACTAAAAATTGTGATTTTAAACCTGATGCCGTTGAAAATATCAACAGAAACGGATTTGCTTCGTTTGTTGTCCAATTCGCCTTTGCAGATTGAAATCGACTTTCTGAAAATAAAAGGACATACGCCAAAGAATACGTCATCGGAGCACATGAGCGAGTTTTACGATACTTTTGATGAATTGAAAAACAAAAAGTACGACGGAATGATTATTACTGGCGCACCGGTTGAACAACTTGAATTTGAAGATGTAACGTATTGGGATGAAATGAAGGAGATCCTCGACTGGGCTGAGCATAACGTAACTTCGTCGTTGTTTATTTGTTGGGCGGCACAAGCGGCTTTATTTCATTATTATAAGGTTCCCAAATATCCGCTCAATAAAAAAATGTTTGGCGTTTTCGAACATCATTTGACCGATAATACGCTGCCAATATTCAGAGGTTTTGATGATGTCTTTTTTATACCACACTCGCGTCATACCGAAATTCGTAAAGAGGATATCGGGAAAGTAGATGAGCTGAAGGTTATTTCCTATTCGGATGAAGCCGGTGTGTCAATTGTAAAAGCTAAAAACGGCCGGCAATTGTTTGTCACCGGACACTCTGAATATTCACGAAACACCCTGGGAGGCGAGTATAAGCGTGATAAAGCCAAAAATTTACCCATCGAAATTCCTAAAAATTACTATCCGGATAACGATCCATCGAAAATTCCGGTTATGCGCTGGAAATCAACAGCAAACTTGTTGTTCTC